From Salinibacterium sp. ZJ450, one genomic window encodes:
- a CDS encoding ABC transporter ATP-binding protein, with translation MAKRTKNTAPAASAASAASATPTGDESEYEYTPTEADGDMFGGTPAKKAQHFWPSAKRLFGLLSPERGRMLVVVALVVVSVVLTVLAPKILGQAMDAIFNGVIGSQLPAGVPLDQVIADARAAGNDDFANFLQGTAVVPGQGIDFVVLGRLILIVLGMYTIASVLMWAQGYILNGLVMRVVYTLRQDIEVKLNRLPLSYFDTRQRGDLMSRVTNDVDNIQAALQQAFSQLVQSLLTVIGIAAMMFIVSWQLALIALISLPLSAIIAGVIGVRSQKLFAAQWKNTGALNGHIEESFAGQEIVRVFGRDREMLEEFDKRNDALFKASFGAQFVSGMIMPAMMFVSYLSYVLIAVVGGLRVASGQMTLGDATAFIQYSREFSQPIGQMAGMANMLQSGVASAERTFELLDADEQDPETATEHLPERTDGRVEFENVSFSYSPDKPLIEELSFQAEPGHTVAIVGPTGAGKTTLVNLVMRFYELTGGRILLDGVDITHLSRSELRSQVGMVLQDAWLFGGTIRENIRYGQLDATDEQVVAAAEATMVDRFVRQLPDGYDTVLDSDGGSVSAGERQLITIARAFLANPSLLILDEATSSVDTRTELLVQHAMAALRTDRTSFVIAHRLSTIRDADTILVMEAGRIVEQGNHETLLARRGAYYSLYMSQFMGGEEDAEQVVEPAVAE, from the coding sequence ATGGCCAAGCGAACCAAGAACACGGCCCCCGCGGCATCCGCGGCATCCGCCGCATCCGCCACTCCGACCGGCGACGAGTCGGAGTACGAATACACGCCCACCGAAGCCGACGGCGACATGTTCGGCGGCACGCCGGCGAAGAAGGCGCAGCACTTCTGGCCGTCGGCCAAGCGGCTGTTCGGGCTGCTGAGCCCGGAACGCGGTCGCATGCTGGTGGTCGTGGCGCTGGTGGTGGTCTCGGTGGTGCTCACCGTGCTCGCCCCGAAGATTCTCGGCCAGGCGATGGACGCCATCTTCAACGGCGTGATCGGCTCCCAGCTGCCGGCGGGCGTGCCGCTCGACCAGGTGATCGCTGACGCGCGTGCGGCAGGGAACGACGACTTCGCCAACTTCCTGCAGGGCACCGCGGTGGTGCCAGGCCAGGGCATCGACTTCGTGGTGCTCGGCCGACTGATCCTCATCGTGCTCGGCATGTACACGATCGCGTCGGTGCTGATGTGGGCGCAGGGCTACATCCTCAACGGCCTGGTGATGCGCGTGGTGTACACGCTGCGCCAGGACATCGAGGTCAAGCTCAACCGCCTGCCGCTTAGCTACTTCGACACCCGACAGCGCGGCGACCTGATGTCGCGAGTCACCAACGACGTCGACAACATCCAGGCGGCGCTGCAGCAGGCGTTCTCGCAGCTGGTGCAGTCGCTGCTGACCGTGATCGGCATCGCCGCGATGATGTTCATCGTGTCGTGGCAGCTGGCGCTGATCGCGCTGATCTCCCTGCCGCTGTCGGCCATCATCGCCGGCGTGATCGGCGTGCGCTCGCAGAAGCTGTTCGCCGCCCAGTGGAAGAACACCGGTGCGCTGAACGGGCACATCGAGGAGTCCTTCGCCGGGCAGGAGATCGTGCGCGTGTTCGGCCGCGACCGCGAGATGCTCGAGGAGTTCGACAAGCGCAACGATGCCCTGTTCAAGGCCTCGTTCGGCGCGCAGTTCGTGTCGGGCATGATCATGCCCGCCATGATGTTCGTGTCCTACCTGTCGTACGTGCTGATCGCCGTCGTCGGTGGGTTGCGCGTGGCATCCGGGCAGATGACGCTCGGTGACGCGACCGCGTTCATTCAGTACTCCCGCGAGTTCTCACAGCCGATCGGTCAGATGGCGGGCATGGCCAACATGCTGCAGTCCGGCGTCGCCTCGGCGGAGCGCACCTTCGAGCTGCTGGACGCCGACGAGCAGGACCCGGAGACCGCCACCGAACACCTGCCGGAGCGCACCGACGGCCGCGTCGAGTTCGAGAACGTGTCGTTCTCGTACAGCCCCGACAAGCCGCTGATCGAAGAGCTCTCCTTCCAGGCCGAGCCCGGGCACACCGTCGCCATCGTCGGACCGACCGGGGCCGGCAAGACCACCCTGGTCAACCTGGTGATGCGGTTCTACGAGCTGACCGGCGGGCGCATCCTGCTCGACGGTGTCGACATCACGCACCTGTCGCGCAGCGAGCTGCGGTCGCAGGTGGGCATGGTGCTGCAGGACGCCTGGCTATTCGGCGGCACGATCCGCGAGAACATCCGCTACGGCCAGCTGGACGCCACCGACGAGCAGGTGGTCGCCGCCGCGGAGGCCACCATGGTGGACCGCTTCGTGCGGCAGCTGCCCGACGGCTACGACACGGTGCTCGACTCCGACGGCGGCAGCGTCTCCGCCGGCGAGCGCCAGCTGATCACCATCGCCCGGGCGTTCCTGGCGAACCCGTCGCTGCTCATCCTCGACGAGGCGACATCGTCGGTGGACACCCGAACCGAGCTGCTGGTACAGCACGCCATGGCGGCGTTGCGCACCGACCGCACCTCGTTCGTGATCGCCCACCGCCTGTCCACCATCCGCGATGCTGACAC